From Cygnus atratus isolate AKBS03 ecotype Queensland, Australia chromosome 1, CAtr_DNAZoo_HiC_assembly, whole genome shotgun sequence, the proteins below share one genomic window:
- the PODXL gene encoding podocalyxin isoform X3, with product MRAPLLLLLLLLHGVSSDDDGTVAKSTTASPGEAKQITTTIATSNVQGSSPTSKPGSQPPNPGTSPPTTPGAAPTSKPGSPAPSIPATSPTTAPKTTPTSTLRSPPTTQPSATTTPANKPTDKPDDPLPSPTTSPSAPQKVSPSASSRTIPTTAPSTAQQKTTPAATSGGSVAKPAASPVPTQASSPPTTSRGSVVAVTTSLCSVDQGSCPSGQLASTVGSTGVPAASLPPSVKDLSASDPQSITDQPRSSPASPVQRLASSPQPGSTVTSATPSAGSVSPAPGKTPPSLPTGSTGKVSNAATTPTPRADRTSQGSVPDKPGLTEQSPTSAQPSAPAQGDQTISSRPGQQHPNISFKNEIICDNQIQDTWPIINLKEAKTCADWRAASSNESFFEIFCSIGRQAFDIRRDKCTVTLASSAPQRWAVHAVVHRLLDPEAVFEELKEKRNELEKLGIVNVTYLNQEMEEEVKDQYSTPLIITIITLACSLLLVAAIYGCCHQRFSQKKNQQHIHPDLPGFDDGRAILIFNRLTEELQTMENGYHDNPTLEVMETCSEMQEKKVNLNGELGDSWIVPLDTIMKEDLEEEEDTHL from the exons GTGTCAGCTCTGACGATGATGGTACCGTTGCAAAGTCAACCACGGCGAGCCCAGGAGAAGCTAAGCAGATCACCACCACTATAGCCACCAGCAACGTTCAAGGGAGCTCCCCCACGAGCAAGCCGGGCAGCCAACCTCCCAACCCTGGGACGTCGCCCCCCACAACTCCAGGGGCAGCCCCCACAAGCAAACCGGGAAGCCCAGCACCCTCCATCCCTGCAACATCACCCACCACTGCTCCAAAGACCACCCCTACAAGCACTCTGAGGAGCCCACCCACCACCCAGCCATCAGCAACCACAACTCCAGCCAACAAGCCCACAGACAAGCCAGATGAccctctgccttcccccacCACGTCACCTAGTGCTCCTCAGAAGGTCAGCCCTTCGGCCAGCTCCAGGACCATCCCTACGacagcccccagcaccgcccAGCAGAAGACCACCCCCGCAGCCACCTCGGGAGGCTCGGTAGCCAAGCCTGCTGCAAGCCCCGTTCCCACCCAGGCGAGCAGCCCCCCAACCACCTCGAGGGGCTCGGTGGTTGCTGTCACAACATCTCTGTGCAGCGTAGATCAGGGAAGCTGCCCCTCGGGCCAGTTGGCCAGCACTGTTGGGAGCACTGGAGTCCCAGCAGCCAGCCTTCCACCCAGCGTCAAGGACCTCAGTGCCTCTGATCCCCAATCCATCACTGACCAGCCTCGCTCTTCTCCTGCTTCTCCAGTCCAGAGGCTGGCCTCTTCTCCTCAGCCAGGGAGCACTGTCACCTCTGCTACCCCTTCGGCTGGGTCCGTGTCCCCTGCCCCTGGTAAAACACCTCCGTCTTTACCCACTGGCAGCACAGGCAAGGTCTCAAATGCTGCCACCACACCGACTCCTCGAGCAG ACCGCACAAGCCAAGGATCTGTGCCAGACAAACCCGGACTTACTGAGCAGAGCCCCACCAGTGCCCAGCCATCAGCACCAGCCCAGGGGGACCAGACGATAAGCAGCAGGCCTGGCCAACAGCACCCTaatatttccttcaaaaatgaG ATCATTTGTGACAACCAGATCCAAGACACGTGGCCCATCATAAATCTGAAAGAAGCTAAAACCTGT GCCGACTggagggctgccagcagcaacGAGTCCTTCTTCGAGATCTTCTGCTCCATAGGGCGGCAGGCGTTCGACATCCGCAGGGACAAGTGCACTGTGACGCTGGCCTCCTCCGCACCCCAGCGCTGGGCTGTGCACGCGGTGGTGCACC GCCTTTTAGACCCTGAAGCTGTCTTCGAGGAgctgaaggagaagaggaatgaGCTCGAGAAG CTGGGCATCGTCAACGTCACCTACCTCAACcaggagatggaggaggaggtgaaggaCCAGTACAGCACGCCCCtcatcatcaccatcatcaCCCTggcctgctccctgctgctcgtCGCGGCCATCTACGGCTGCTGCCACCAGCGTTTCTCCCAAAAGAAGAACCAG CAGCACATCCACCCTGATCTCCCCGGGTTTGATGATGGACGTGCCATCCTGATCTTTAAT CGCCTGACGGAGGAGCTGCAGACGATGGAGAACGGCTACCATGACAACCCCACGCTGGAGGTGATGGAGACCTGCTCAGAAATGCAGGAGAAGAAGGTGAACCTCAACGGCGAGCTGGGCGACAGCTGGATCGTCCCTCTCGACACCATCATGAAGGAAGacctggaggaagaggaggacacGCATTTATAG
- the PODXL gene encoding podocalyxin isoform X2, whose translation MRAPLLLLLLLLHGVSSDDDGTVAKSTTASPGEAKQITTTIATSNVQGSSPTSKPGSQPPNPGTSPPTTPGAAPTSKPGSPAPSIPATSPTTAPKTTPTSTLRSPPTTQPSATTTPANKPTDKPDDPLPSPTTSPSAPQKVSPSASSRTIPTTAPSTAQQKTTPAATSGGSVAKPAASPVPTQASSPPTTSRGSVVAVTTSLCSVDQGSCPSGQLASTVGSTGVPAASLPPSVKDLSASDPQSITDQPRSSPASPVQRLASSPQPGSTVTSATPSAGSVSPAPGKTPPSLPTGSTGKVSNAATTPTPRADRTSQGSVPDKPGLTEQSPTSAQPSAPAQGDQTISSRPGQQHPNISFKNEIICDNQIQDTWPIINLKEAKTCADWRAASSNESFFEIFCSIGRQAFDIRRDKCTVTLASSAPQRWAVHAVVHRLLDPEAVFEELKEKRNELEKLGIVNVTYLNQEMEEEVKDQYSTPLIITIITLACSLLLVAAIYGCCHQRFSQKKNQHIHPDLPGFDDGRAILIFNQRLTEELQTMENGYHDNPTLEVMETCSEMQEKKVNLNGELGDSWIVPLDTIMKEDLEEEEDTHL comes from the exons GTGTCAGCTCTGACGATGATGGTACCGTTGCAAAGTCAACCACGGCGAGCCCAGGAGAAGCTAAGCAGATCACCACCACTATAGCCACCAGCAACGTTCAAGGGAGCTCCCCCACGAGCAAGCCGGGCAGCCAACCTCCCAACCCTGGGACGTCGCCCCCCACAACTCCAGGGGCAGCCCCCACAAGCAAACCGGGAAGCCCAGCACCCTCCATCCCTGCAACATCACCCACCACTGCTCCAAAGACCACCCCTACAAGCACTCTGAGGAGCCCACCCACCACCCAGCCATCAGCAACCACAACTCCAGCCAACAAGCCCACAGACAAGCCAGATGAccctctgccttcccccacCACGTCACCTAGTGCTCCTCAGAAGGTCAGCCCTTCGGCCAGCTCCAGGACCATCCCTACGacagcccccagcaccgcccAGCAGAAGACCACCCCCGCAGCCACCTCGGGAGGCTCGGTAGCCAAGCCTGCTGCAAGCCCCGTTCCCACCCAGGCGAGCAGCCCCCCAACCACCTCGAGGGGCTCGGTGGTTGCTGTCACAACATCTCTGTGCAGCGTAGATCAGGGAAGCTGCCCCTCGGGCCAGTTGGCCAGCACTGTTGGGAGCACTGGAGTCCCAGCAGCCAGCCTTCCACCCAGCGTCAAGGACCTCAGTGCCTCTGATCCCCAATCCATCACTGACCAGCCTCGCTCTTCTCCTGCTTCTCCAGTCCAGAGGCTGGCCTCTTCTCCTCAGCCAGGGAGCACTGTCACCTCTGCTACCCCTTCGGCTGGGTCCGTGTCCCCTGCCCCTGGTAAAACACCTCCGTCTTTACCCACTGGCAGCACAGGCAAGGTCTCAAATGCTGCCACCACACCGACTCCTCGAGCAG ACCGCACAAGCCAAGGATCTGTGCCAGACAAACCCGGACTTACTGAGCAGAGCCCCACCAGTGCCCAGCCATCAGCACCAGCCCAGGGGGACCAGACGATAAGCAGCAGGCCTGGCCAACAGCACCCTaatatttccttcaaaaatgaG ATCATTTGTGACAACCAGATCCAAGACACGTGGCCCATCATAAATCTGAAAGAAGCTAAAACCTGT GCCGACTggagggctgccagcagcaacGAGTCCTTCTTCGAGATCTTCTGCTCCATAGGGCGGCAGGCGTTCGACATCCGCAGGGACAAGTGCACTGTGACGCTGGCCTCCTCCGCACCCCAGCGCTGGGCTGTGCACGCGGTGGTGCACC GCCTTTTAGACCCTGAAGCTGTCTTCGAGGAgctgaaggagaagaggaatgaGCTCGAGAAG CTGGGCATCGTCAACGTCACCTACCTCAACcaggagatggaggaggaggtgaaggaCCAGTACAGCACGCCCCtcatcatcaccatcatcaCCCTggcctgctccctgctgctcgtCGCGGCCATCTACGGCTGCTGCCACCAGCGTTTCTCCCAAAAGAAGAACCAG CACATCCACCCTGATCTCCCCGGGTTTGATGATGGACGTGCCATCCTGATCTTTAAT CAGCGCCTGACGGAGGAGCTGCAGACGATGGAGAACGGCTACCATGACAACCCCACGCTGGAGGTGATGGAGACCTGCTCAGAAATGCAGGAGAAGAAGGTGAACCTCAACGGCGAGCTGGGCGACAGCTGGATCGTCCCTCTCGACACCATCATGAAGGAAGacctggaggaagaggaggacacGCATTTATAG
- the PODXL gene encoding podocalyxin isoform X4 produces the protein MRAPLLLLLLLLHGVSSDDDGTVAKSTTASPGEAKQITTTIATSNVQGSSPTSKPGSQPPNPGTSPPTTPGAAPTSKPGSPAPSIPATSPTTAPKTTPTSTLRSPPTTQPSATTTPANKPTDKPDDPLPSPTTSPSAPQKVSPSASSRTIPTTAPSTAQQKTTPAATSGGSVAKPAASPVPTQASSPPTTSRGSVVAVTTSLCSVDQGSCPSGQLASTVGSTGVPAASLPPSVKDLSASDPQSITDQPRSSPASPVQRLASSPQPGSTVTSATPSAGSVSPAPGKTPPSLPTGSTGKVSNAATTPTPRADRTSQGSVPDKPGLTEQSPTSAQPSAPAQGDQTISSRPGQQHPNISFKNEIICDNQIQDTWPIINLKEAKTCADWRAASSNESFFEIFCSIGRQAFDIRRDKCTVTLASSAPQRWAVHAVVHRLLDPEAVFEELKEKRNELEKLGIVNVTYLNQEMEEEVKDQYSTPLIITIITLACSLLLVAAIYGCCHQRFSQKKNQHIHPDLPGFDDGRAILIFNRLTEELQTMENGYHDNPTLEVMETCSEMQEKKVNLNGELGDSWIVPLDTIMKEDLEEEEDTHL, from the exons GTGTCAGCTCTGACGATGATGGTACCGTTGCAAAGTCAACCACGGCGAGCCCAGGAGAAGCTAAGCAGATCACCACCACTATAGCCACCAGCAACGTTCAAGGGAGCTCCCCCACGAGCAAGCCGGGCAGCCAACCTCCCAACCCTGGGACGTCGCCCCCCACAACTCCAGGGGCAGCCCCCACAAGCAAACCGGGAAGCCCAGCACCCTCCATCCCTGCAACATCACCCACCACTGCTCCAAAGACCACCCCTACAAGCACTCTGAGGAGCCCACCCACCACCCAGCCATCAGCAACCACAACTCCAGCCAACAAGCCCACAGACAAGCCAGATGAccctctgccttcccccacCACGTCACCTAGTGCTCCTCAGAAGGTCAGCCCTTCGGCCAGCTCCAGGACCATCCCTACGacagcccccagcaccgcccAGCAGAAGACCACCCCCGCAGCCACCTCGGGAGGCTCGGTAGCCAAGCCTGCTGCAAGCCCCGTTCCCACCCAGGCGAGCAGCCCCCCAACCACCTCGAGGGGCTCGGTGGTTGCTGTCACAACATCTCTGTGCAGCGTAGATCAGGGAAGCTGCCCCTCGGGCCAGTTGGCCAGCACTGTTGGGAGCACTGGAGTCCCAGCAGCCAGCCTTCCACCCAGCGTCAAGGACCTCAGTGCCTCTGATCCCCAATCCATCACTGACCAGCCTCGCTCTTCTCCTGCTTCTCCAGTCCAGAGGCTGGCCTCTTCTCCTCAGCCAGGGAGCACTGTCACCTCTGCTACCCCTTCGGCTGGGTCCGTGTCCCCTGCCCCTGGTAAAACACCTCCGTCTTTACCCACTGGCAGCACAGGCAAGGTCTCAAATGCTGCCACCACACCGACTCCTCGAGCAG ACCGCACAAGCCAAGGATCTGTGCCAGACAAACCCGGACTTACTGAGCAGAGCCCCACCAGTGCCCAGCCATCAGCACCAGCCCAGGGGGACCAGACGATAAGCAGCAGGCCTGGCCAACAGCACCCTaatatttccttcaaaaatgaG ATCATTTGTGACAACCAGATCCAAGACACGTGGCCCATCATAAATCTGAAAGAAGCTAAAACCTGT GCCGACTggagggctgccagcagcaacGAGTCCTTCTTCGAGATCTTCTGCTCCATAGGGCGGCAGGCGTTCGACATCCGCAGGGACAAGTGCACTGTGACGCTGGCCTCCTCCGCACCCCAGCGCTGGGCTGTGCACGCGGTGGTGCACC GCCTTTTAGACCCTGAAGCTGTCTTCGAGGAgctgaaggagaagaggaatgaGCTCGAGAAG CTGGGCATCGTCAACGTCACCTACCTCAACcaggagatggaggaggaggtgaaggaCCAGTACAGCACGCCCCtcatcatcaccatcatcaCCCTggcctgctccctgctgctcgtCGCGGCCATCTACGGCTGCTGCCACCAGCGTTTCTCCCAAAAGAAGAACCAG CACATCCACCCTGATCTCCCCGGGTTTGATGATGGACGTGCCATCCTGATCTTTAAT CGCCTGACGGAGGAGCTGCAGACGATGGAGAACGGCTACCATGACAACCCCACGCTGGAGGTGATGGAGACCTGCTCAGAAATGCAGGAGAAGAAGGTGAACCTCAACGGCGAGCTGGGCGACAGCTGGATCGTCCCTCTCGACACCATCATGAAGGAAGacctggaggaagaggaggacacGCATTTATAG
- the PODXL gene encoding podocalyxin isoform X6: MRAPLLLLLLLLHGVSSDDDGTVAKSTTASPGEAKQITTTIATSNVQGSSPTSKPGSQPPNPGTSPPTTPGAAPTSKPGSPAPSIPATSPTTAPKTTPTSTLRSPPTTQPSATTTPANKPTDKPDDPLPSPTTSPSAPQKVSPSASSRTIPTTAPSTAQQKTTPAATSGGSVAKPAASPVPTQASSPPTTSRGSVVAVTTSLCSVDQGSCPSGQLASTVGSTGVPAASLPPSVKDLSASDPQSITDQPRSSPASPVQRLASSPQPGSTVTSATPSAGSVSPAPGKTPPSLPTGSTGKVSNAATTPTPRADRTSQGSVPDKPGLTEQSPTSAQPSAPAQGDQTISSRPGQQHPNISFKNEIICDNQIQDTWPIINLKEAKTCADWRAASSNESFFEIFCSIGRQAFDIRRDKCTVTLASSAPQRWAVHAVVHRLLDPEAVFEELKEKRNELEKLGIVNVTYLNQEMEEEVKDQYSTPLIITIITLACSLLLVAAIYGCCHQRFSQKKNQRLTEELQTMENGYHDNPTLEVMETCSEMQEKKVNLNGELGDSWIVPLDTIMKEDLEEEEDTHL, translated from the exons GTGTCAGCTCTGACGATGATGGTACCGTTGCAAAGTCAACCACGGCGAGCCCAGGAGAAGCTAAGCAGATCACCACCACTATAGCCACCAGCAACGTTCAAGGGAGCTCCCCCACGAGCAAGCCGGGCAGCCAACCTCCCAACCCTGGGACGTCGCCCCCCACAACTCCAGGGGCAGCCCCCACAAGCAAACCGGGAAGCCCAGCACCCTCCATCCCTGCAACATCACCCACCACTGCTCCAAAGACCACCCCTACAAGCACTCTGAGGAGCCCACCCACCACCCAGCCATCAGCAACCACAACTCCAGCCAACAAGCCCACAGACAAGCCAGATGAccctctgccttcccccacCACGTCACCTAGTGCTCCTCAGAAGGTCAGCCCTTCGGCCAGCTCCAGGACCATCCCTACGacagcccccagcaccgcccAGCAGAAGACCACCCCCGCAGCCACCTCGGGAGGCTCGGTAGCCAAGCCTGCTGCAAGCCCCGTTCCCACCCAGGCGAGCAGCCCCCCAACCACCTCGAGGGGCTCGGTGGTTGCTGTCACAACATCTCTGTGCAGCGTAGATCAGGGAAGCTGCCCCTCGGGCCAGTTGGCCAGCACTGTTGGGAGCACTGGAGTCCCAGCAGCCAGCCTTCCACCCAGCGTCAAGGACCTCAGTGCCTCTGATCCCCAATCCATCACTGACCAGCCTCGCTCTTCTCCTGCTTCTCCAGTCCAGAGGCTGGCCTCTTCTCCTCAGCCAGGGAGCACTGTCACCTCTGCTACCCCTTCGGCTGGGTCCGTGTCCCCTGCCCCTGGTAAAACACCTCCGTCTTTACCCACTGGCAGCACAGGCAAGGTCTCAAATGCTGCCACCACACCGACTCCTCGAGCAG ACCGCACAAGCCAAGGATCTGTGCCAGACAAACCCGGACTTACTGAGCAGAGCCCCACCAGTGCCCAGCCATCAGCACCAGCCCAGGGGGACCAGACGATAAGCAGCAGGCCTGGCCAACAGCACCCTaatatttccttcaaaaatgaG ATCATTTGTGACAACCAGATCCAAGACACGTGGCCCATCATAAATCTGAAAGAAGCTAAAACCTGT GCCGACTggagggctgccagcagcaacGAGTCCTTCTTCGAGATCTTCTGCTCCATAGGGCGGCAGGCGTTCGACATCCGCAGGGACAAGTGCACTGTGACGCTGGCCTCCTCCGCACCCCAGCGCTGGGCTGTGCACGCGGTGGTGCACC GCCTTTTAGACCCTGAAGCTGTCTTCGAGGAgctgaaggagaagaggaatgaGCTCGAGAAG CTGGGCATCGTCAACGTCACCTACCTCAACcaggagatggaggaggaggtgaaggaCCAGTACAGCACGCCCCtcatcatcaccatcatcaCCCTggcctgctccctgctgctcgtCGCGGCCATCTACGGCTGCTGCCACCAGCGTTTCTCCCAAAAGAAGAACCAG CGCCTGACGGAGGAGCTGCAGACGATGGAGAACGGCTACCATGACAACCCCACGCTGGAGGTGATGGAGACCTGCTCAGAAATGCAGGAGAAGAAGGTGAACCTCAACGGCGAGCTGGGCGACAGCTGGATCGTCCCTCTCGACACCATCATGAAGGAAGacctggaggaagaggaggacacGCATTTATAG
- the PODXL gene encoding podocalyxin isoform X5 produces MRAPLLLLLLLLHGVSSDDDGTVAKSTTASPGEAKQITTTIATSNVQGSSPTSKPGSQPPNPGTSPPTTPGAAPTSKPGSPAPSIPATSPTTAPKTTPTSTLRSPPTTQPSATTTPANKPTDKPDDPLPSPTTSPSAPQKVSPSASSRTIPTTAPSTAQQKTTPAATSGGSVAKPAASPVPTQASSPPTTSRGSVVAVTTSLCSVDQGSCPSGQLASTVGSTGVPAASLPPSVKDLSASDPQSITDQPRSSPASPVQRLASSPQPGSTVTSATPSAGSVSPAPGKTPPSLPTGSTGKVSNAATTPTPRADRTSQGSVPDKPGLTEQSPTSAQPSAPAQGDQTISSRPGQQHPNISFKNEIICDNQIQDTWPIINLKEAKTCADWRAASSNESFFEIFCSIGRQAFDIRRDKCTVTLASSAPQRWAVHAVVHRLLDPEAVFEELKEKRNELEKLGIVNVTYLNQEMEEEVKDQYSTPLIITIITLACSLLLVAAIYGCCHQRFSQKKNQQRLTEELQTMENGYHDNPTLEVMETCSEMQEKKVNLNGELGDSWIVPLDTIMKEDLEEEEDTHL; encoded by the exons GTGTCAGCTCTGACGATGATGGTACCGTTGCAAAGTCAACCACGGCGAGCCCAGGAGAAGCTAAGCAGATCACCACCACTATAGCCACCAGCAACGTTCAAGGGAGCTCCCCCACGAGCAAGCCGGGCAGCCAACCTCCCAACCCTGGGACGTCGCCCCCCACAACTCCAGGGGCAGCCCCCACAAGCAAACCGGGAAGCCCAGCACCCTCCATCCCTGCAACATCACCCACCACTGCTCCAAAGACCACCCCTACAAGCACTCTGAGGAGCCCACCCACCACCCAGCCATCAGCAACCACAACTCCAGCCAACAAGCCCACAGACAAGCCAGATGAccctctgccttcccccacCACGTCACCTAGTGCTCCTCAGAAGGTCAGCCCTTCGGCCAGCTCCAGGACCATCCCTACGacagcccccagcaccgcccAGCAGAAGACCACCCCCGCAGCCACCTCGGGAGGCTCGGTAGCCAAGCCTGCTGCAAGCCCCGTTCCCACCCAGGCGAGCAGCCCCCCAACCACCTCGAGGGGCTCGGTGGTTGCTGTCACAACATCTCTGTGCAGCGTAGATCAGGGAAGCTGCCCCTCGGGCCAGTTGGCCAGCACTGTTGGGAGCACTGGAGTCCCAGCAGCCAGCCTTCCACCCAGCGTCAAGGACCTCAGTGCCTCTGATCCCCAATCCATCACTGACCAGCCTCGCTCTTCTCCTGCTTCTCCAGTCCAGAGGCTGGCCTCTTCTCCTCAGCCAGGGAGCACTGTCACCTCTGCTACCCCTTCGGCTGGGTCCGTGTCCCCTGCCCCTGGTAAAACACCTCCGTCTTTACCCACTGGCAGCACAGGCAAGGTCTCAAATGCTGCCACCACACCGACTCCTCGAGCAG ACCGCACAAGCCAAGGATCTGTGCCAGACAAACCCGGACTTACTGAGCAGAGCCCCACCAGTGCCCAGCCATCAGCACCAGCCCAGGGGGACCAGACGATAAGCAGCAGGCCTGGCCAACAGCACCCTaatatttccttcaaaaatgaG ATCATTTGTGACAACCAGATCCAAGACACGTGGCCCATCATAAATCTGAAAGAAGCTAAAACCTGT GCCGACTggagggctgccagcagcaacGAGTCCTTCTTCGAGATCTTCTGCTCCATAGGGCGGCAGGCGTTCGACATCCGCAGGGACAAGTGCACTGTGACGCTGGCCTCCTCCGCACCCCAGCGCTGGGCTGTGCACGCGGTGGTGCACC GCCTTTTAGACCCTGAAGCTGTCTTCGAGGAgctgaaggagaagaggaatgaGCTCGAGAAG CTGGGCATCGTCAACGTCACCTACCTCAACcaggagatggaggaggaggtgaaggaCCAGTACAGCACGCCCCtcatcatcaccatcatcaCCCTggcctgctccctgctgctcgtCGCGGCCATCTACGGCTGCTGCCACCAGCGTTTCTCCCAAAAGAAGAACCAG CAGCGCCTGACGGAGGAGCTGCAGACGATGGAGAACGGCTACCATGACAACCCCACGCTGGAGGTGATGGAGACCTGCTCAGAAATGCAGGAGAAGAAGGTGAACCTCAACGGCGAGCTGGGCGACAGCTGGATCGTCCCTCTCGACACCATCATGAAGGAAGacctggaggaagaggaggacacGCATTTATAG
- the PODXL gene encoding podocalyxin isoform X1: MRAPLLLLLLLLHGVSSDDDGTVAKSTTASPGEAKQITTTIATSNVQGSSPTSKPGSQPPNPGTSPPTTPGAAPTSKPGSPAPSIPATSPTTAPKTTPTSTLRSPPTTQPSATTTPANKPTDKPDDPLPSPTTSPSAPQKVSPSASSRTIPTTAPSTAQQKTTPAATSGGSVAKPAASPVPTQASSPPTTSRGSVVAVTTSLCSVDQGSCPSGQLASTVGSTGVPAASLPPSVKDLSASDPQSITDQPRSSPASPVQRLASSPQPGSTVTSATPSAGSVSPAPGKTPPSLPTGSTGKVSNAATTPTPRADRTSQGSVPDKPGLTEQSPTSAQPSAPAQGDQTISSRPGQQHPNISFKNEIICDNQIQDTWPIINLKEAKTCADWRAASSNESFFEIFCSIGRQAFDIRRDKCTVTLASSAPQRWAVHAVVHRLLDPEAVFEELKEKRNELEKLGIVNVTYLNQEMEEEVKDQYSTPLIITIITLACSLLLVAAIYGCCHQRFSQKKNQQHIHPDLPGFDDGRAILIFNQRLTEELQTMENGYHDNPTLEVMETCSEMQEKKVNLNGELGDSWIVPLDTIMKEDLEEEEDTHL; the protein is encoded by the exons GTGTCAGCTCTGACGATGATGGTACCGTTGCAAAGTCAACCACGGCGAGCCCAGGAGAAGCTAAGCAGATCACCACCACTATAGCCACCAGCAACGTTCAAGGGAGCTCCCCCACGAGCAAGCCGGGCAGCCAACCTCCCAACCCTGGGACGTCGCCCCCCACAACTCCAGGGGCAGCCCCCACAAGCAAACCGGGAAGCCCAGCACCCTCCATCCCTGCAACATCACCCACCACTGCTCCAAAGACCACCCCTACAAGCACTCTGAGGAGCCCACCCACCACCCAGCCATCAGCAACCACAACTCCAGCCAACAAGCCCACAGACAAGCCAGATGAccctctgccttcccccacCACGTCACCTAGTGCTCCTCAGAAGGTCAGCCCTTCGGCCAGCTCCAGGACCATCCCTACGacagcccccagcaccgcccAGCAGAAGACCACCCCCGCAGCCACCTCGGGAGGCTCGGTAGCCAAGCCTGCTGCAAGCCCCGTTCCCACCCAGGCGAGCAGCCCCCCAACCACCTCGAGGGGCTCGGTGGTTGCTGTCACAACATCTCTGTGCAGCGTAGATCAGGGAAGCTGCCCCTCGGGCCAGTTGGCCAGCACTGTTGGGAGCACTGGAGTCCCAGCAGCCAGCCTTCCACCCAGCGTCAAGGACCTCAGTGCCTCTGATCCCCAATCCATCACTGACCAGCCTCGCTCTTCTCCTGCTTCTCCAGTCCAGAGGCTGGCCTCTTCTCCTCAGCCAGGGAGCACTGTCACCTCTGCTACCCCTTCGGCTGGGTCCGTGTCCCCTGCCCCTGGTAAAACACCTCCGTCTTTACCCACTGGCAGCACAGGCAAGGTCTCAAATGCTGCCACCACACCGACTCCTCGAGCAG ACCGCACAAGCCAAGGATCTGTGCCAGACAAACCCGGACTTACTGAGCAGAGCCCCACCAGTGCCCAGCCATCAGCACCAGCCCAGGGGGACCAGACGATAAGCAGCAGGCCTGGCCAACAGCACCCTaatatttccttcaaaaatgaG ATCATTTGTGACAACCAGATCCAAGACACGTGGCCCATCATAAATCTGAAAGAAGCTAAAACCTGT GCCGACTggagggctgccagcagcaacGAGTCCTTCTTCGAGATCTTCTGCTCCATAGGGCGGCAGGCGTTCGACATCCGCAGGGACAAGTGCACTGTGACGCTGGCCTCCTCCGCACCCCAGCGCTGGGCTGTGCACGCGGTGGTGCACC GCCTTTTAGACCCTGAAGCTGTCTTCGAGGAgctgaaggagaagaggaatgaGCTCGAGAAG CTGGGCATCGTCAACGTCACCTACCTCAACcaggagatggaggaggaggtgaaggaCCAGTACAGCACGCCCCtcatcatcaccatcatcaCCCTggcctgctccctgctgctcgtCGCGGCCATCTACGGCTGCTGCCACCAGCGTTTCTCCCAAAAGAAGAACCAG CAGCACATCCACCCTGATCTCCCCGGGTTTGATGATGGACGTGCCATCCTGATCTTTAAT CAGCGCCTGACGGAGGAGCTGCAGACGATGGAGAACGGCTACCATGACAACCCCACGCTGGAGGTGATGGAGACCTGCTCAGAAATGCAGGAGAAGAAGGTGAACCTCAACGGCGAGCTGGGCGACAGCTGGATCGTCCCTCTCGACACCATCATGAAGGAAGacctggaggaagaggaggacacGCATTTATAG